One genomic window of Pseudoxanthomonas sp. includes the following:
- a CDS encoding Tex family protein, whose product MAELSAALARQIAQTIADEIGAQAAQALAAIALLDEGATVPFIARYRKEVTGGLDDTQLRNLETRLVYLRELEDRRAAILSSIEEQGKLTDALRDDLLAADTKSRLEDLYLPYKQKRRTRAQIAREAGLEPLADGLLEDPTRVPEEFAASFVDAEKGVADPKAALEGARAILMERWGEDAALLGELRSWLDSNGVIRAKVIEGKEDAGAKYRDYFEHSEALAKIPSHRLLALFRARREEFIQLELDPGSDIDAGNAYAEGRIALAAGIRVQGRAADAWLAQACRLTWRAKLHLHLMLDLFNQAREKAEGEAIDVFGDNLKDLLLAAPAGPHAVLGLDPGIRTGCKIAVVDATGKLVATDTIYPHEPKRQWDQSLHTIKRLCEQHNVALIAIGNGTASRETDKLAGDVIKACNNPKLQKIVVSEAGASVYSASETAAKEFPNLDVSIRGAVSIARRLQDPLAELVKIEPKAIGVGQYQHDVDQFRLARALDAKVEDCVNAVGVDVNTASAALLTRVSGLSSTVAENIVVYRDQNGPFASRKALLKVPRLGEKTFEQCAGFLRIADGEQPLDASSVHPEAYPVVERILAAAQGKGVKQIIGDTAFLRSLKAESLTDEKFGVPTVRDILKELEKPGRDPRPEFKAARFADGVEDIKDLREGMILEGVVSNVAAFGAFVDIGVHQDGLVHISALSDTYVKDPRDVVKAGDIVKVKVLEVDVARKRIALTRRMDDVPGAATSGPREDRGARNNDRGGRPGGNAMRPPKPTAPPADNALAAAFAKARSK is encoded by the coding sequence ATGGCAGAACTCTCCGCAGCGCTCGCGCGCCAGATCGCCCAGACCATCGCCGACGAGATCGGCGCCCAGGCCGCACAGGCGCTGGCCGCCATCGCGCTGCTGGATGAAGGCGCCACGGTGCCGTTCATCGCGCGCTACCGCAAGGAAGTCACCGGCGGCCTGGACGACACCCAGCTGCGCAACCTGGAAACGCGCTTGGTCTACCTGCGCGAACTGGAAGACCGCCGCGCCGCGATCCTGTCCAGCATCGAAGAACAGGGCAAGCTCACCGATGCCCTGCGCGACGATCTGCTGGCCGCCGATACCAAATCGCGCCTGGAAGACCTGTACCTGCCGTACAAGCAGAAGCGCCGCACGCGTGCGCAGATCGCGCGCGAAGCCGGGCTTGAACCGCTGGCTGATGGCCTGCTGGAAGATCCCACCCGCGTGCCGGAAGAATTCGCCGCCAGCTTCGTCGATGCCGAGAAAGGCGTGGCCGATCCCAAGGCCGCACTGGAAGGCGCACGCGCCATCCTGATGGAGCGCTGGGGCGAAGACGCCGCACTGCTGGGCGAGCTGCGCAGCTGGCTGGACAGCAATGGCGTGATCCGCGCCAAGGTGATCGAAGGCAAGGAAGACGCCGGTGCCAAGTACCGCGACTACTTCGAGCACAGCGAAGCGTTGGCCAAGATTCCTTCGCACCGCCTGCTGGCGCTGTTCCGTGCACGCCGCGAGGAATTCATCCAGCTCGAACTCGATCCGGGCAGCGACATCGACGCCGGCAATGCCTACGCGGAGGGACGCATCGCGTTGGCCGCCGGCATCCGCGTGCAGGGCCGCGCCGCCGATGCATGGCTCGCACAAGCGTGTCGCCTGACCTGGCGCGCCAAGCTGCACCTGCACCTGATGCTGGACCTGTTCAACCAGGCGCGCGAGAAGGCCGAAGGCGAGGCCATCGACGTGTTCGGCGACAACCTCAAGGACCTGCTGCTGGCCGCGCCGGCCGGCCCGCACGCGGTGCTGGGCCTGGACCCGGGCATCCGCACCGGCTGCAAGATCGCCGTGGTCGATGCCACCGGCAAGCTGGTCGCCACCGACACGATCTATCCGCACGAACCCAAGCGCCAGTGGGACCAGTCGCTGCACACCATCAAGCGCCTGTGTGAACAGCACAACGTCGCACTGATCGCCATCGGCAACGGCACAGCGAGCCGCGAAACCGACAAGCTGGCCGGTGACGTCATCAAGGCCTGCAACAACCCGAAGCTGCAGAAGATCGTGGTCAGCGAAGCCGGCGCATCCGTGTATTCGGCTTCGGAAACCGCCGCCAAGGAATTCCCGAACCTGGACGTGTCGATCCGCGGCGCGGTCTCGATTGCACGCCGCCTGCAGGACCCGCTGGCCGAGCTGGTGAAGATCGAACCGAAGGCCATTGGCGTAGGCCAGTACCAACACGACGTGGACCAGTTCCGTCTGGCGCGTGCGCTGGATGCCAAGGTCGAGGACTGCGTGAATGCGGTCGGCGTGGACGTGAATACCGCTTCGGCGGCGCTGCTGACGCGCGTGTCCGGCCTGTCGTCGACGGTCGCTGAGAACATCGTCGTGTATCGCGACCAGAACGGCCCGTTCGCTTCGCGCAAGGCGCTGCTGAAAGTGCCGCGCCTGGGCGAGAAGACCTTCGAACAATGTGCCGGCTTCCTGCGCATCGCCGACGGCGAGCAGCCGCTGGATGCGTCCTCGGTGCATCCGGAAGCCTATCCGGTGGTCGAGCGCATTCTCGCAGCGGCGCAGGGCAAGGGCGTCAAGCAGATCATCGGCGACACCGCCTTCCTGCGCAGCCTCAAGGCCGAAAGCCTGACCGACGAAAAGTTCGGCGTGCCCACGGTGCGCGACATCCTGAAAGAACTGGAAAAGCCGGGCCGCGACCCGCGCCCGGAGTTCAAGGCCGCGCGCTTTGCCGACGGCGTGGAGGACATCAAGGACCTGCGCGAAGGCATGATCCTGGAAGGCGTGGTCAGCAACGTCGCCGCGTTCGGTGCGTTCGTCGACATCGGCGTGCACCAGGACGGCCTGGTGCATATCTCCGCGCTGTCGGACACCTACGTCAAGGATCCGCGCGACGTGGTCAAGGCCGGCGACATCGTCAAGGTGAAGGTGCTGGAGGTCGACGTGGCCCGCAAGCGCATCGCCCTGACCCGGCGCATGGACGATGTGCCCGGGGCAGCCACCAGCGGCCCGCGCGAGGACCGGGGCGCACGCAACAACGACCGCGGTGGACGCCCCGGCGGCAACGCCATGCGCCCACCCAAGCCGACTGCCCCGCCGGCCGACAACGCCCTGGCCGCCGCCTTCGCCAAGGCACGCAGCAAGTAA
- a CDS encoding MFS transporter: MSTTAPPLAVPASTHRPVAVGVLAAITSSHLVNDMMQSLILALYPILKGQFQLSFAQVGLITLTYQLTASLFQPLIGLRTDRKPAPYSLPMGMASTLCGLVLLAYAPSFALVLCAAMLVGIGSAIFHPESSRIARLASGGRHGLSQSVFQVGGNTGTAIGPLIAAAVIVPNGRTSVAWFAGAALIGIGLLSYVSRWYQQHLVNSANAPKRAVVADVAPLPRRTVMWVVGILLVLIFSKYFYIAGLSSYYTFYLIQKFQLSVQSAQLHLFGFLLASAAGTLIGGPVGDRIGRKPVIWASILGVAPFALALPYASLGWTTVLTMIIGFVLSSAFSAILVYAQELMPSRIGTVSGLFFGFAFGMGGLGAAVLGVLADHTSIFWVYQVISFLPLLGIVAAFLPNRRHA; this comes from the coding sequence ATGTCCACGACCGCGCCGCCACTGGCAGTTCCCGCTTCCACCCATCGCCCGGTCGCCGTGGGCGTACTCGCGGCGATCACCAGTTCGCACCTGGTCAACGACATGATGCAGTCGCTGATCCTGGCGCTGTATCCGATCCTCAAGGGCCAGTTCCAACTCAGCTTCGCCCAGGTCGGCCTGATCACGCTGACCTACCAACTCACCGCCTCGCTGTTCCAGCCGCTGATCGGCCTGCGCACCGACCGCAAGCCGGCGCCGTATTCGCTGCCGATGGGCATGGCCTCCACGCTGTGCGGCCTGGTGTTGCTGGCCTACGCGCCGAGCTTCGCGCTGGTGCTGTGCGCGGCGATGCTGGTCGGCATCGGCTCTGCCATCTTCCATCCCGAATCCTCGCGCATCGCACGGCTGGCCTCGGGCGGGCGCCATGGGCTGTCGCAGTCGGTGTTCCAGGTCGGCGGCAACACCGGCACCGCAATCGGCCCGCTGATCGCCGCGGCGGTGATCGTGCCCAACGGCCGCACCAGCGTGGCGTGGTTTGCCGGCGCGGCGCTGATCGGCATCGGCCTGCTAAGCTACGTCAGCCGCTGGTACCAACAGCACCTGGTCAACAGTGCGAACGCGCCCAAGCGCGCTGTCGTAGCCGATGTCGCGCCGCTGCCGCGTCGCACCGTGATGTGGGTGGTCGGCATCCTGCTGGTGCTGATCTTCAGCAAGTACTTCTACATCGCCGGCCTGAGCAGCTATTACACGTTCTACCTGATCCAGAAATTCCAGCTGTCGGTGCAGAGCGCGCAGCTGCATCTGTTCGGCTTCCTGCTGGCATCGGCCGCCGGCACGCTGATCGGTGGGCCGGTCGGCGACCGCATCGGCCGCAAGCCGGTGATCTGGGCCTCGATCCTGGGCGTGGCACCGTTCGCGCTCGCCCTGCCCTACGCCAGCCTGGGCTGGACCACGGTGCTGACGATGATCATCGGCTTCGTGCTGTCCTCGGCGTTCTCGGCGATCCTGGTCTATGCACAGGAACTGATGCCCAGCCGCATCGGCACGGTGTCCGGGCTGTTCTTCGGCTTTGCCTTCGGCATGGGCGGCCTGGGCGCGGCAGTGCTGGGCGTGCTGGCCGACCACACCAGCATCTTCTGGGTGTACCAGGTGATCTCGTTCCTGCCGCTGCTGGGGATCGTGGCGGCGTTCCTGCCCAATCGCCGGCACGCGTAA
- a CDS encoding helix-turn-helix transcriptional regulator, producing the protein MALSKKDISRRATGGNTGRERPVVEASGTAVYCRARDYARDTHIPLHHHPDRHQLVYAETGVLVVKAGHGRWVVPSTRAIWMPAGMGHAVNCIGEVRMRSLYILPDAIAHPPVEASAVSVTPLLAALIHDAVEVEQPYAEDSRDGRLMRLILDELQTLPVLPLHLPEPADPRLRMIGQRLEQQPEDASTLQDWATRLQVDVKTIQRLCARELGMTFGQWRQQSRLLRALERLAVGEKVIDVALALGYDSPSAFATMFKRRFGQSPSQFFR; encoded by the coding sequence ATGGCTCTTTCCAAAAAGGACATTTCGAGGCGAGCCACGGGCGGCAACACCGGGCGCGAGCGGCCGGTCGTCGAGGCATCGGGGACAGCGGTCTATTGCCGTGCGCGCGATTACGCCCGCGACACGCATATTCCGCTGCATCACCATCCGGACCGGCATCAACTGGTCTATGCCGAAACCGGCGTGCTGGTGGTCAAGGCCGGGCATGGCCGCTGGGTCGTGCCCAGCACGCGCGCCATCTGGATGCCGGCGGGCATGGGCCATGCGGTCAACTGCATCGGCGAGGTCCGCATGCGCAGCCTGTACATCCTGCCCGATGCCATCGCCCACCCGCCGGTTGAGGCCTCGGCCGTCTCGGTGACGCCGCTGTTGGCGGCGCTGATCCACGACGCGGTGGAGGTGGAGCAGCCTTACGCGGAAGACTCGCGCGACGGCCGCCTGATGCGCTTGATCCTGGACGAACTGCAGACACTGCCGGTGCTGCCGTTGCACCTGCCCGAACCGGCCGACCCACGCCTGCGCATGATCGGCCAGCGCCTGGAGCAGCAGCCCGAAGACGCCTCTACGCTGCAGGACTGGGCCACGCGCCTGCAGGTGGACGTCAAGACGATCCAGCGCCTGTGCGCGCGCGAGCTGGGCATGACCTTCGGCCAGTGGCGCCAGCAGTCGCGCCTGCTGCGCGCGCTGGAGCGCCTGGCCGTGGGCGAGAAGGTGATCGACGTGGCGCTGGCCCTGGGCTACGACAGCCCCAGCGCGTTCGCGACCATGTTCAAGCGCCGCTTCGGGCAATCGCCGAGCCAGTTCTTCCGCTGA
- a CDS encoding XVIPCD domain-containing protein produces MNDTNVERRTPQTQTPEQQLQTMLDAFDKANAKGDVHPGQDLKAVLDSTPGLKTNVLDAIGKNQLQKIEALNVDGALGVYMGDSRTIQISPDQLHIARTDPEMLNSVRFTLGHEVKHAADRAQIMTSDANLEKGINAVAQSDGKVHDYTAAIKQFNETSRSLETHAELTGYNVVVDQVLKDNPKATLRDVYNTSPSDMDPYIEKGGTPGNPAYTPRAGITLDGLKMPETKENLAAVNTYFYEARGYPQQNVSNLLDYAGQVEAQLHPGKDAPKIQVDLGAIGVKASDVSTSTPYVDASTMHKRAAPVNDGTSPELSGNPLYDGAAEGLGRTRAGAALEGQAFQQAAAAMAVQAQQDGLSRIDSVHEGQDGRLFSIQGQPGAPDALRSHVDREQAVRQPLEQSAQTLQAPAPQVQAREQDVQQHAPLMR; encoded by the coding sequence ATGAACGACACGAACGTCGAACGCCGTACCCCGCAGACCCAGACGCCGGAGCAGCAGCTCCAGACCATGCTCGATGCCTTCGACAAGGCCAATGCCAAGGGCGACGTGCATCCCGGCCAGGATCTGAAGGCGGTGCTGGACAGCACCCCTGGCCTGAAGACCAACGTGCTTGATGCCATCGGCAAGAACCAGCTGCAGAAGATCGAAGCGCTCAACGTCGATGGCGCGCTGGGCGTGTACATGGGCGATTCGCGCACCATCCAGATCTCGCCGGACCAGCTGCACATCGCCCGGACCGACCCGGAGATGCTCAATTCGGTGCGCTTCACGCTCGGGCACGAGGTCAAGCACGCGGCCGACCGTGCGCAGATCATGACTTCGGATGCGAATCTGGAGAAAGGCATCAATGCCGTCGCTCAGAGCGATGGCAAGGTCCACGATTACACCGCGGCCATCAAGCAGTTCAACGAGACCTCGCGCAGCCTGGAGACGCACGCCGAACTCACCGGCTACAACGTGGTGGTCGATCAGGTGCTGAAGGACAACCCCAAGGCGACCCTGCGCGATGTCTACAACACCTCGCCCAGCGACATGGATCCCTACATCGAGAAGGGCGGCACCCCGGGCAACCCGGCCTATACGCCACGCGCAGGCATCACCCTTGATGGCCTGAAGATGCCGGAGACCAAGGAGAACCTGGCCGCGGTCAACACGTACTTCTACGAGGCGCGTGGCTACCCGCAGCAGAACGTCTCCAACCTGCTGGACTACGCCGGCCAGGTCGAAGCCCAGCTGCATCCAGGCAAGGATGCACCGAAGATCCAGGTCGACCTGGGGGCCATCGGCGTCAAGGCGAGCGATGTGTCGACCAGCACGCCCTACGTCGATGCCAGCACCATGCACAAGCGTGCGGCGCCTGTGAACGACGGTACGTCGCCCGAGCTGTCAGGCAACCCGCTGTACGACGGCGCCGCCGAAGGCCTGGGCCGGACCAGGGCAGGTGCCGCACTGGAAGGACAGGCGTTCCAGCAAGCCGCCGCCGCGATGGCCGTGCAGGCACAGCAGGATGGCCTGAGCCGGATCGACAGCGTGCATGAGGGCCAGGATGGCCGCCTGTTTTCCATCCAGGGGCAACCGGGCGCACCCGATGCCCTGCGCAGCCACGTCGACCGCGAACAGGCTGTGCGCCAACCGTTGGAGCAGAGCGCGCAGACGCTGCAGGCGCCCGCGCCGCAGGTCCAGGCGCGCGAGCAGGACGTGCAGCAGCACGCGCCACTGATGCGCTAG
- a CDS encoding DUF1328 family protein, with protein MIKWAIIFAIIGVIAGVLGFGGIAGGAFAIAKFLFWAFIIIAAILLVLGVTVFRKVT; from the coding sequence ATGATCAAGTGGGCCATCATTTTCGCCATCATCGGTGTGATCGCTGGCGTCCTCGGCTTCGGCGGCATCGCCGGTGGCGCGTTCGCCATCGCCAAGTTCCTGTTCTGGGCCTTCATCATCATCGCCGCGATCCTGCTGGTGCTCGGCGTGACGGTCTTCAGGAAGGTCACCTGA
- a CDS encoding DUF3313 domain-containing protein, with product MQIKPHLPLLALGLATALTGCATTAPVRYAGLDSAAQLHVNPDRRDNRIPYRYNDRADSKRYGLVLLEPVAVYAGPDAQFGKVPLPERQALADYMQVEFEAALGKAFQLTNVAGPDTLRIKLTLTGAKASKKFLAAASRFDIGGGSYNLVQSIRGKEGAMSGSVTYAVEVYDAQSGRLLDAYVSKQYPNAMNVKANIGALSASKKGIQLGAEELVATLAKTRAR from the coding sequence CGCCTTGACCGGGTGCGCAACGACCGCACCAGTGAGATATGCCGGACTCGATTCCGCCGCGCAGCTGCACGTCAATCCCGACCGCCGCGACAACAGGATTCCCTATCGCTACAACGATCGTGCCGACAGCAAGCGATACGGGCTGGTGCTGCTCGAGCCGGTGGCCGTCTACGCAGGTCCGGATGCGCAGTTCGGAAAGGTACCGCTGCCGGAGCGGCAGGCACTGGCCGATTACATGCAGGTCGAGTTCGAAGCGGCGTTGGGCAAGGCCTTCCAGTTGACCAACGTGGCAGGGCCGGACACCTTGCGGATCAAGCTCACACTGACCGGCGCCAAGGCGTCGAAGAAGTTCCTGGCGGCCGCCTCGCGCTTTGACATCGGTGGCGGCTCCTACAACCTCGTCCAATCCATCCGCGGCAAGGAAGGCGCCATGTCCGGCTCGGTGACCTACGCCGTCGAGGTCTACGACGCACAGAGCGGTCGCCTGCTCGATGCCTACGTGAGCAAGCAGTACCCCAACGCGATGAACGTGAAGGCCAACATCGGCGCGCTGTCTGCTTCGAAGAAAGGAATCCAGTTGGGCGCCGAGGAACTTGTCGCAACGCTGGCCAAGACCCGGGCCCGCTGA